TCGGGATCGACCCCTCTCCCCCGCTCCCTATCGGTCGCTCCTCCTCCCCCCTCGGGGGGGAGGCAGTCGTTGCGATAGGGCGGGGCCCGGAAGGTCCCCGGTCATGGTGAGCACGAGCAGCAGAGCGTCGGAGAAGAGGAGGAGGCCGGGGCCGGCCCCCCGGCCAGGAAATCCGCCGCCCGCTGTGCATCCGTCGCCGCCCGGACCACATCGGCCGCCGTCCCCTCCCGGATATGCCGGAGCCACCCGGCGATATAGGCCGCCTGGTTCTCCTGGAGCGGCGGCGTATCGGTCCCGCAGATCGCACACAGAAACGCCGCCCCCATCTCGGCCGTCAACTCCTCACGGGAATAGCGCTCACTCCCGAACCGGACCGCTCCGGTGACGCCCTCCCGGTCCAGCCGGTGCGCCGCCCCGCTCCAGTGGGTGAGTTCGTGGAAGAGGGCGGCATAGTAGTCCTCCGGGGAGGTGAAACGCTCCGCCGGGGGCATGGTGATCACGTCCCGCCCCGGGGCATAGGCCGGCTCCCCGGGGAGGATGCGGGGGGTGTTGCGGGCGACGATCTCATCGCAGGTGGCGATCGGCCGCACCTCCCGCCCCTCGGGCACCTCGATCCCCTCGCACTGCCCGATATGAAAGACCTTGTAGCAGCGCACCAGGGGGCGCTCCCGCTCTGCCCGGACGATCACCTCATCGCCCTGCTCGTTCACCTCCCGGCGGGACTCCTCCATCGACCAGAAGACCACCATCCCGGCCGCTTTTTCTCCTCTCCGGACATAGCCGCCCATCTGCCGCACCTGGTTGTAGGTCCCCCACCAGGGCGACCCGGCCAGCAGGACCCGGTTGATCCCCCGG
The sequence above is a segment of the Methanofollis fontis genome. Coding sequences within it:
- a CDS encoding ArdC family protein, producing the protein MPSVYEQVRQRILAALEGGTVPWRQTWQGMTPANILTGRPYRGINRVLLAGSPWWGTYNQVRQMGGYVRRGEKAAGMVVFWSMEESRREVNEQGDEVIVRAERERPLVRCYKVFHIGQCEGIEVPEGREVRPIATCDEIVARNTPRILPGEPAYAPGRDVITMPPAERFTSPEDYYAALFHELTHWSGAAHRLDREGVTGAVRFGSERYSREELTAEMGAAFLCAICGTDTPPLQENQAAYIAGWLRHIREGTAADVVRAATDAQRAADFLAGGPAPASSSSPTLCCSCSP